The nucleotide window GGCGGCCCTGCAGATCGCGGTCAGTCCCGCATCGCCCGTCCCCATGGTCGGAGCCTCGGGCGCGATCTCGGGCGTCCTCGGCGCCTACCTGGTGCTGTTCCCGCGCGTGCGCGTGAAGGTGCTGTTCATCTGGTTCATCTTCGTGCAAATCATCTCGGTGCCCGCGTTCCTCATGCTGCTGTGGTGGATCGGCTACCAGGTCCTGGCTGGCTTGCCGAGCCTGCTGAGCAGCCAGCAGAGCGTGTCGGGAGGCGTGGCCTTCTGGGCACACATCGGTGGCTTTATAGCGGGCGTGCTGCTGATCAAGCTGTTCGAGGACCCCAAGCTGACGCGCAGGATGCGGGAGCATACGCGCGCCCGCTACCAGCGCTGGGGTTAAAGGAATGGATGCCAGAGCGAGTGCGCCCGGAGGCCCGGACCGAGGAATAGCAGCGCTACGGCAGCTCCGGATCGACACGGTGCAGGGCCGGGACGAGGACGTAAACCGCTATGGCGCCATTCTGGACAGGAACTCAGGCGCGACGTTCGTGGCTCAACATGATAGTCGCAACCTCGGTACGGGTGGCGATGCGCAACGCGACCTCGCCGAACAGACGCTGACCTCGATGCCGCTGCAGGCCCAGGATCACGATATCGGCTTCGGCAGCACGCCGAACCACGCCCTCGACAACGTCGTCGGCTACCTCGATTTCGGCGGACGCTGTCGCGGGCGGTGCCTCTTCCTCGGCAAAGCCCTGAAGCTCACTGCGACTGCGCGCCAGCCGCTCTTCGCTGCTGCCAGACGGCAGTACGCGGAGAAAGACGACCTCGCGATCGGTGCCGCGACACAGCCCGCCGAGCAGGCGTGCCCGCAAGATGTCGTGCTCGCTCTTGCCTCCGATCGGTACCAGAATGCGGCGTGCCTCGGTCGGCCGAAAACCGGGTGGTGCTCGTAGAATAGCCACATCCATGCGTACCTTGTTGAGCAGGCGCTCGAGCGCCGCTGCCTGCAACACGTCGCCGCTCCCGGTGTCATGCAAGCGCGACAGGCCGAGGAATAGGCTCTCGCATCGATGCTCGGAAGCGACCCGAGCGATTTCTGCCCAAGGATCGTCCGCCACGGTGATCAGCGTTTCGGGCTCGTGACCGGCCTCGAAGGACGCGCCGATGGCTCTGCTGATCTCCTGACCCAGGGTGAAGGGCTGCGGCTCGCCCACGTGGCTGACCCGGTCCGAACGGCGCAGCACCGACAACAAGAGCACCCGCCCAAAACTCGGCGGGGCGAGCGCCGCGGCCACCTGGACCATCGCGGGCGCGCTCTCGGGGTTTGCCACGGGCACCAGCACCAGGGGGCTTCGGCCGCGCAGCCGCACGAGGCCCGGATCTGCTGCCTGCGAGTACGCGTCGACGGCCTCGGCCCGAGTGGAGAACAGCGAGTAATAGAGCATGCCTCCCAAGGCCAACCACAGCGCGGTGATCTCGCCGGCGCTCGGCACCTTTACCGCCTGAAATACCGCCAGGGCCAGGCAAGCCACGCCTCCAACCGCCGGCAGCACAGGGAACCAGGGTGTCTGGTAGGCGTCGGGCGCACCGCCACCCCGCCGGCGAGCCAGGTAGGCCGTAAGGTGGACCAAGGCGAACGAAACCAAGAAGATCAGGCTCGCGGCAGCTCCGGCCGAAGCCAGGTCGGGCACCATGATCAGGATCGCGACGAGCGTTAGCGCGCTCGCAACCACTGCTCCCGCAGGCGTCCTTCGCTCTGGGGACAAGCGCGCCAGCACCACAGGCAAGGTCCGATCTCGGGCCATGGACAGCGCAACGCGGGACGCGGCGAGCAGGTTGGCCGCGAGCGCCGACAGCGTCGAAAGGACCGCCGCCACCGACACCAGCCAGTAGCCAACGCGACCGAGGTAGTTGCCGACGCTCTCGGCCATCAGCGTTTCGGGATGCTCGGTGGCCATCTGCACGATCGTGCTGTGCGGGTCCCGCCCCACGGTCGACGTGATCAGCAGCAGCGGCAGGTAGATCAACAGCGCCGCTGCGAGCGACAGGAGCATCGCACGTGGAATCACGCGTCGCGGCTGTTTGACTTCGCCCGCGATAGCCGCAATCAGGTCGAAGCCCTGCAGTGCGATGAAGGTGAACCCCATGGCGGACAGCAATCCCACGCCCCCGGTAGGCAGCCAGGGCCTGGTGCTGCGTTCGATGAGGCCTGCCGGCGCCTTTGCGAGAGCCCACAATCCGGCGCCGACCAGCACCACAAAGAGCACCACCTTGCCTGCGGTTGCCCAATAGCCGCCGCCGGCGTTCGAGCGAATCAGCGAAAGCGTGTAGCAGCCGGTTGCAGCAAACGCCAAGAGCAGGACGATTTGGCGAGAGGCCAGCCAGTCCGGTGCATCGCCGCCGAGGCTCACCAGGTCGACGAGCATCACCGAGGCGTACTCGGCGAAGCCGAGCGCATAGAGCACACCTGCTACGATGTACGCAAACCACAACACCCAGCCCACGGCAAAGGCGGCCCGTACCGACAGGACCTTCTTCGCGAAGGTGTAGGCGCCGCCGGACTCGGGAAACGCCGTGGACATCTCGGCGAAGCTGAGCGCGGTCAGCACCGCGATGAAGCCGTTGAGCCCGAACGCGAAGATGGCGCCGGGGCCCGCGGTTTGGAATGCCACGCCGGCCAAGACCAAGATGCCGCCCCCCACGATGGCGCCGACGCCGACGCCCGTGGCGCCCAGCAACCCAACCCGACGTTCCGCTTGCTGGTCACCAGCCATGAATAAGAGCCGGCAGCCTAGTACAACGGCACGGAAATAGCACGATTGCGTGACCATCGTGCTCGCATCGCAGCTTGAGTAGCAAGTTGAGACGCATGCCTGCCACGGTGTGTAGGCGGGTACGGCGACGGCGTAAACTGTGTTCTGCTATGCTCCGGCCAGAATGATCGGGATGAAAGGACTGCTCGTGTTGGCTGCAGGCTGCCTGGCCGCGTGCTCCAGCCAGAGCCGCGAGCTTCGCTTGCTGCGAGAGAATCCCCTGATCGACGGCCACAACGACCTGCCTTGGAGGATCCAGCAACGGGCGCGCGGAGACATCCACGCGCTCGACATCCGCGAGCCTCAACCGTCGCTCCACACCGACATCGCACGCCTGAGGGCCGGCGGACTAGGGGCGCAGTTCTGGTCCGTGTACGTGCCCACTTCGCTGCAAGGCGACGCAGCGGTGCGAGCCACCATGGAGCAGATCGACATCGTGCACCAAATGACGGCCGAGTACCCGGACGCCTTCGAGCCAGCGCTCACAGCCGCCGATATCGAGCGCATCCACGCCAAAGGCAAGATCGCCTCGCTGATAGGCATGGAGGGCGGTCACTGCATCAACGGTTCGCTCGGCGCACTCCGGATGTTCTACCGGCTGGGGGCTCGCTACATGACACTCACCCACAGCCACAACACGCCCTGGGCCGACTCCTGTACCGACGAGCCCGAGCTCGGGGGGCTTAGTGCTTTCGGTGAGGAAGTCGTCCGAGAAATGAACCGTCTCGGCATGCTCGTCGACATCTCGCACGTGTCGGCCGATACGATGCGCGACGTGCTGCGCGTGTCGAGCGTGCCGGTCATCTTCTCCCACTCCTCGGCCCGTGCGCTCACGGACCATCCGCGCAACGTACCCGACGATGTGCTCTTGCAGCTCAAGGCCAACGCTGGAGTCGTCATGGTGACCTTCGTCGGTAGCTTCGTTAGCGAGAAGGTCCGGCTGCACAGCGAGAAGCGCAAGGCCGAACGCCGGCGACTGGCACAGCTGCACGGAAACGACGAGGAGCGCGTCAAGGCGCTGCTCGAACAGTGGAGCAAGGACAACCCGGGTCCCCAAGCCCTGCTCAGCGACGTCGCCGATCACATCGACCACATCCGCAAGGTGGCCGGCGTCGACCACATCGGGATCGGCTCGGACTTCGATGGAACGAGCCACACTCCCCAAGGGCTCGACGACGTCGGCCATTTTGTCGACCTGGTTCGAGAGCTGATGCGACGCGGCTACAGCGATGAGCAGATCGGCAAGATCCTGGGACGCAACGTGCTGCGTGTCATGCGCGCGGTAGAGGACGCGTCACGCCCTTAGGGCCCACGGAAGAACAACTCATCCATCTCACCGGTTCCGACCACCGCTGGCTATGTTGCGCCTCCTCGAAACATCCCCAATATTCCTCGTCGTTGCGCCTTGCCAAGGGCGCCCGGCCCTCGGCGATACAGAAGAGTCATTCTTCCGTGGGCCCTTAGATCCGAAGCCTCCCAAGCTGCAGCTAGAGCATCGAGACCGGATCGATGTCGATCGTCGCGCGCGCCGGTGTTAGGCCCTGTTCGATGCGCGCGTTCAATCGGACGACGACCGAGCGCAACAGCCCGCGGTCGCTGGCCCGCAACAGAAGACGATAGCGGTAGCGTCCCCGCAGGCGCTGGAGCGGCGCGGGCGCGGGACCGAGCACACGCACCGCGCCGGTGAGCACCGCCTGCTGCGCTCTCGCGAGTTTGGCCAGTATGTCGGCTGCCGCTCGTGCTCGTTTCTCGTCTCCGGCATCGGTACGTACCGCGGCAAGCCGGGTCAGGGGCGGGTAGCCGAGCTCCCGCCGCAGGGCGAGCTCCCCACGGTAGAAGCTCGCGAAGTCGTGAGCCGCCGCCAAGCGCACCGCGAGATGCTGTGGCTGAAAGGTCTGAAGCAGAACAGTTCCGGCACGCTCACCACGGCCCGAACGGCCGGCGACCTGTGCCAGCAGCTGGAACGTGCGTTCGCTGGCCCTGAAATCCGGAAAGGCCAGAGACTGATCCGCCAGCACGATGCCTACCAGCGTGACGCCAGGCATGTCGTGACCCTTCGTCACCATCTGGGTGCCGATTAGAATGTCGATTTCCCGCCGGCGCAGGCGCCTCAGGACGCTCTCGAGGCCGCCCTTTTGCGCTGTGTCGCGATCGAGCCTGGCAACCGTGGCCGGGGCAAACGTTTCGCTGAGCGCGGCTTGTAGCCGTTCGGTGCCGGCCCCGAGCGGCAGGAGTTGCGGGTGCTTGCATGCCAAACAGCGCGTATTGGGCGTGCCGAAGTCACAGTAGTGGCAGCGAAGCGAGGCCTGCTCGCGGTGCTCGGTCAGCGCCACGCTACAGGCAGGGCAGACCATGACGCGCCGGCAGGCCGCGCAGCGTACCGCGGGCGAGAACCCTCGGCGGTTCAGGAACAGGATGGCTTGCCCCTGCTGTGCCAGGCAGCTTTCAAGGGCACGGTGCAGCGGGCCCGTGAGCAGCGGATGGCCGGATGGACCCGAACGGTTGCGCCCGAGGTCCACGATCTGCACCTTGGGCAGCGGTTGCGCCGTGGCACGTTCGGGCAGCTCAAGCAGCGTGAACTTGCCACGCTCGCTGAGATAATAGCTCTCAAGCGACGGAGTCGCGCTTCCGAGCACACACACCGCTCCGGCTCGATGGCTGCGCAGCAGCGCCATGTCCCGCCCGTGATAGCGGAACCCGTCCTCCTGCTTGAACGACGCATCGTGCTCCTCGTCCACAATCACCAGACCGAGCTTGGGCACTGGGGCAAAGACCGCGGAACGTGCGCCGATCGCGATGCCTACACGCGCCGCGTGCAGGCTATGCCAAGCATCGGCGCGCTGGCGTTGGCCTAGGCCGCTGTGCAGTACGGCAATGCCGTCTCCAAAGCGTGCCCTGAAGCGCCCGACGAGCTGCGGCGTGAGCGCGATTTCCGGCACGAGCATCAGCACGCCCAAGCCGAGCGCTCGTGCGCCGGCGATCACCTGCAGGTAGACCTCGGTCTTGCCCGATCCGGTGACGCCGTGCAGCAGGAACGTGGCCGGACCCCCGCCGAGACGCGATCGGAGTCGCGAGATGGCGCGTTGTTGTGCGGCGTTGGGGACGACCGGCCGCTCGGCCGGCACCGGCGCGGCGAAGTAGGGGTCTACCACCAGTTCGCGCTCCTGGCTGCTAACGAGACCCTTGGCTTCGAGAGCTCGCACCACAGCCCTGACATTCGCGACATGCTCGCGTAGCTCCGGCAGGCTCCACTCTGGACGCTGGCCCAGCAGATCGAACACGCGCCGTTGCTTGGCTCCCAGCTTCGGGCAGTCACCTTGTAAGGGCTGCCTGCGAACCACGAGCACCCGGCGGCGAGCGACGCTGCGGCCCGGCAGCGTTTCCTTTTGGTCAAGGAAGCGCGCGCCTCGCAGCACCCGCACCGACTTCGTGTCGAGTGCAGGCGCGGCGCTTCGCAAAACCTCGCCGAGCGGATGAAGATAGTAGGCCGCGGCGTTCCTCAGAAACGCTAGCAGCTCCCTGGGAAAGATCGGGCTCGGGTCCAGGACGGCCACGATCTCTTTGACCTTGGCACCTGCCGGTGCGGTCTGTGCGGATTCCGTCACGTAGCCCACGAGCTTGCGTCCAGCGAAGGAAACCGCCACACGGCATCCGGGTCGCACGCGATCGCGCCAAGCATCCGGCACGCGATAGGTGAACAGGCGGCGCACGGGGACTGGCACGGCCACAGCGACACAGTCCGTCGCCGGCTGCTCGGCGGTGAGTTGGCTTGTCTGCCCAGTGCTCGCGACGGATTCAGCCATCGGTCAAGCGCGCCTGCGGTTCGTGGCTGTACACTGCTCGCGCACGGGACGCGCGGCGCGCGCGCTCACGTCGGCGCCAGCCGAGCGCGTCGGCCTCGGTTTCCCGCAGCTCCCGCTTCAGTTCGCTCTGGGTCATCTTGAGCTCTTCGCGAAGACGGTGCCGTTGGTAAAGGACATCAAGCACTGCCAGCAAGGCGAGCGGTGCAAGGGAGTGGAGCACGGTTCGGGCGCCCAGGCCGGCCGCATGGCCCGCAACGTGCC belongs to Pseudomonadota bacterium and includes:
- a CDS encoding amino acid permease — protein: MVTQSCYFRAVVLGCRLLFMAGDQQAERRVGLLGATGVGVGAIVGGGILVLAGVAFQTAGPGAIFAFGLNGFIAVLTALSFAEMSTAFPESGGAYTFAKKVLSVRAAFAVGWVLWFAYIVAGVLYALGFAEYASVMLVDLVSLGGDAPDWLASRQIVLLLAFAATGCYTLSLIRSNAGGGYWATAGKVVLFVVLVGAGLWALAKAPAGLIERSTRPWLPTGGVGLLSAMGFTFIALQGFDLIAAIAGEVKQPRRVIPRAMLLSLAAALLIYLPLLLITSTVGRDPHSTIVQMATEHPETLMAESVGNYLGRVGYWLVSVAAVLSTLSALAANLLAASRVALSMARDRTLPVVLARLSPERRTPAGAVVASALTLVAILIMVPDLASAGAAASLIFLVSFALVHLTAYLARRRGGGAPDAYQTPWFPVLPAVGGVACLALAVFQAVKVPSAGEITALWLALGGMLYYSLFSTRAEAVDAYSQAADPGLVRLRGRSPLVLVPVANPESAPAMVQVAAALAPPSFGRVLLLSVLRRSDRVSHVGEPQPFTLGQEISRAIGASFEAGHEPETLITVADDPWAEIARVASEHRCESLFLGLSRLHDTGSGDVLQAAALERLLNKVRMDVAILRAPPGFRPTEARRILVPIGGKSEHDILRARLLGGLCRGTDREVVFLRVLPSGSSEERLARSRSELQGFAEEEAPPATASAEIEVADDVVEGVVRRAAEADIVILGLQRHRGQRLFGEVALRIATRTEVATIMLSHERRA
- a CDS encoding membrane dipeptidase, which codes for MKGLLVLAAGCLAACSSQSRELRLLRENPLIDGHNDLPWRIQQRARGDIHALDIREPQPSLHTDIARLRAGGLGAQFWSVYVPTSLQGDAAVRATMEQIDIVHQMTAEYPDAFEPALTAADIERIHAKGKIASLIGMEGGHCINGSLGALRMFYRLGARYMTLTHSHNTPWADSCTDEPELGGLSAFGEEVVREMNRLGMLVDISHVSADTMRDVLRVSSVPVIFSHSSARALTDHPRNVPDDVLLQLKANAGVVMVTFVGSFVSEKVRLHSEKRKAERRRLAQLHGNDEERVKALLEQWSKDNPGPQALLSDVADHIDHIRKVAGVDHIGIGSDFDGTSHTPQGLDDVGHFVDLVRELMRRGYSDEQIGKILGRNVLRVMRAVEDASRP
- the priA gene encoding primosomal protein N'; protein product: MAVPVPVRRLFTYRVPDAWRDRVRPGCRVAVSFAGRKLVGYVTESAQTAPAGAKVKEIVAVLDPSPIFPRELLAFLRNAAAYYLHPLGEVLRSAAPALDTKSVRVLRGARFLDQKETLPGRSVARRRVLVVRRQPLQGDCPKLGAKQRRVFDLLGQRPEWSLPELREHVANVRAVVRALEAKGLVSSQERELVVDPYFAAPVPAERPVVPNAAQQRAISRLRSRLGGGPATFLLHGVTGSGKTEVYLQVIAGARALGLGVLMLVPEIALTPQLVGRFRARFGDGIAVLHSGLGQRQRADAWHSLHAARVGIAIGARSAVFAPVPKLGLVIVDEEHDASFKQEDGFRYHGRDMALLRSHRAGAVCVLGSATPSLESYYLSERGKFTLLELPERATAQPLPKVQIVDLGRNRSGPSGHPLLTGPLHRALESCLAQQGQAILFLNRRGFSPAVRCAACRRVMVCPACSVALTEHREQASLRCHYCDFGTPNTRCLACKHPQLLPLGAGTERLQAALSETFAPATVARLDRDTAQKGGLESVLRRLRRREIDILIGTQMVTKGHDMPGVTLVGIVLADQSLAFPDFRASERTFQLLAQVAGRSGRGERAGTVLLQTFQPQHLAVRLAAAHDFASFYRGELALRRELGYPPLTRLAAVRTDAGDEKRARAAADILAKLARAQQAVLTGAVRVLGPAPAPLQRLRGRYRYRLLLRASDRGLLRSVVVRLNARIEQGLTPARATIDIDPVSML